A portion of the Osmerus mordax isolate fOsmMor3 chromosome 22, fOsmMor3.pri, whole genome shotgun sequence genome contains these proteins:
- the pou3f3b gene encoding POU domain, class 3, transcription factor 3-B — protein sequence MATAASNPYLPSNSILSSGSIVHSDSGGGGMQPGSTAVTSVSGGYRGDPTVKMVQSDFMQGAMAASNGGHMLSHAHQWVTSLPHAAAAAAAAAVAAAEAGSPWSSSPVGMTGSPQQQDVKNNSGRDDLHTGTALHHRPQHLGPHQTHAGAWGSSAASHINSLSGGQQQQQQSLIYSQPGGFTVNGMLSPGSQNLVHPGLVRGDTPELDHGSHHHHHHHQHAHHQQHHGGVNNHDPHSDEDTPTSDDLEQFAKQFKQRRIKLGFTQADVGLALGTLYGNVFSQTTICRFEALQLSFKNMCKLKPLLNKWLEEADSTTGSPTSIDKIAAQGRKRKKRTSIEVSVKGALESHFLKCPKPSAQEITSLADNLQLEKEVVRVWFCNRRQKEKRMTPPGVPQTPEDVYSQVGNGHFLVDYLKDASLTGLSEPSDQRVTTTSSFHQVILAH from the exons ATGGCCACCGCGGCTTCCAATCCCTATTTACCCAGCAATAGCATCTTATCATCCGGCTCGATCGTGCATTCTGACTCCGGAGGCGGTGGCATGCAGCCGGGCAGCACTGCGGTGACCTCGGTGTCTGGGGGGTACCGGGGAGATCCCACCGTAAAAATGGTACAGAGTGACTTCATGCAGGGGGCAATGGCAGCGAGCAACGGAGGACATATGCTCAGCCATGCTCACCAGTGGGTGACATCTCTGCCGCACGCTGCGGCCGCCGCAGCAGCAGCCGCGGTAGCTGCAGCCGAAGCTGGATCACCGTGGTCGTCGAGTCCCGTCGGTATGACCGGCAGCCCGCAGCAACAGGACGTGAAAAACAATTCCGGTAGAGACGATCTGCACACCGGCACCGCGTTGCACCACAGGCCTCAGCACCTCGGTCCCCACCAGACTCACGCGGGTGCCTGGGGGAGCTCCGCCGCGTCTCATATCAACTCCTTATCCggggggcagcagcagcagcagcagtctctCATCTACTCCCAGCCCGGGGGCTTCACGGTGAACGGGATGCTGAGTCCGGGAAGCCAGAACCTAGTGCACCCGGGCTTAGTGAGGGGAGACACCCCCGAGCTCGACCACGgtagccaccaccaccaccaccaccaccagcacgcgCATCACCAGCAGCACCACGGGGGGGTAAACAACCACGACCCGCACTCCGACGAGGACACGCCGACCTCGGACGACCTGGAGCAGTTTGCCAAGCAGTTCAAACAGCGCCGGATCAAACTGGGCTTCACGCAAGCTGACGTGGGTTTAGCTCTGGGCACGCTCTACGGAAACGTTTTCTCCCAGACCACCATCTGCAGGTTTGAGGCTCTCCAGCTCAGCTTCAAAAACATGTGCAAGCTGAAGCCTCTGCTGAACAAGTGGCTGGAGGAGGCGGACTCGACCACGGGTAGCCCCACGAGCATCGACAAGATCGCCGCGCAGGGAAGAAAGCGGAAGAAGCGCACGTCCATTGAAGTGAGCGTAAAAGGAGCTTTAGAGAGCCACTTTCTAAAATGCCCCAAACCCTCGGCCCAAGAGATAACCTCTCTAGCGGACAACTTGCAGTTGGAGAAAGAAGTGGTTAGAGTGTGGTTTTGCaataggagacagaaagagaaaaggatgaCCCCCCCCGGAGTGCCCCAGACGCCGGAGGATGTGTACTCTCAGGTCGGCAAT GGACATTTTTTAGTAGATTACTTAAAAGATGCAAGTTTAACTGGACTGAGTGAACCAAGCGACCAGCGGGTGACAACTACAAGTTCATTCCATCAGGTAATTTTGGCGCATTAA